The Streptomyces vinaceus genome contains the following window.
GGAATCTTGTGCGCCTTCATGATCGCCAGCGACTCCTTGATCCAGCCGTCAAGGTTGTTCGCGTAGACCGGCTTGCGGACGGTGGAGCGGCTGGCGGCCGCCTTCGCCTCGCGGTCCTTCTTCGCCTTGGCCTCGGCGTCGGCCTTCGCCTTCGCGGCGTCCGCCTTCGCCTTGGCGGCGACGGCCTTGGCCTTGATCGCGGCCTCGACCTTCGCGGCGTCGGTGGCCAGCTTGGACTGGGTACCGAGGTGCTGCACGGTCTTGGACTGGACACCCTCGACAGCCTGGGTCCACGCCACGGGGGCGGCGGTCACGGTCGTACCGGCGTCGGCGGAGCCGGCGGGGACGACGGTGGCGGCCAGGGCGGCGGCGCCGATGGTGGCGAACGCGGCGAAGGACATCTTCTGCGCCTTCGTCAGACGACGACTGTGGCCGGGGGTGCTGGTCTTGGACATGCGTAGCAACCTCTTCGAATCGGGGGGCCGCAGGAAAGCGCCGCTCGGATCCGGGATCCGCGGCGCTGTGCGACGGGAGCAATTCTTAGCGGCGGCAAAATCGCCTGGCAAAGGTGTGACGTACGATGCCGCTTAGTGGATCAGGGGGCGCCGACGGGCCCGGAATTCCGGGCCGGGCGCTAGGCGCGGCAGTGCTGACACG
Protein-coding sequences here:
- a CDS encoding transglycosylase SLT domain-containing protein — translated: MSKTSTPGHSRRLTKAQKMSFAAFATIGAAALAATVVPAGSADAGTTVTAAPVAWTQAVEGVQSKTVQHLGTQSKLATDAAKVEAAIKAKAVAAKAKADAAKAKADAEAKAKKDREAKAAASRSTVRKPVYANNLDGWIKESLAIMKAHKIPGTYNGLYKNIMRESSGNPRAINNWDINAQNGIPSKGLLQVIKPTFLAYHVPGTPLDQYHPVANIVAAANYAADRYGSIDNVNSAY